A stretch of Mobula birostris isolate sMobBir1 chromosome 2, sMobBir1.hap1, whole genome shotgun sequence DNA encodes these proteins:
- the LOC140208545 gene encoding histone H2A-like has protein sequence MTGQGKTSSKARSKPKSCSSWVGLQFPCVGRVHRLPRKGNYVEWVGAGALAYLAAVLEYPMVEMLALASNMARDNKKYYIIPRHLQLAVNNDMKLNKLLRAVTIAQGWVLPNIQAMLLPKKTSSVNK, from the coding sequence ATGACTGGCCAAGGGAAAACCAGCAGCAAAGCTCGTTCCAAGCCCAAATCTTGCTCATCCTGGGTTGGTCTGCAGTTTCCGTGTGTGGGCCGTGTCCACAGGCTCCCGAGAAAGGGAAACTATGTGGAGTGGGTGGGTGCTGGAGCCCTGGCCTATCTGGCTGCTGTTCTTGAGTATCCGATGGTTGAAATGCTTGCGTTGGCCAGCAACATGGCCCGGGACAACAAGAAGTACTACATCATCCCCAGGCACCTGCAGTTGGCCGTTAACAATGACATGAAACTCAACAAACTGTTGAGAGCGGTGACCATCGCTCAGGGCTGGGTGCTGCCcaatatccaggccatgctgttacCCAAGAAAACCAGCAGTGTCAACAAGTGA